A genomic window from Sanguibacter antarcticus includes:
- a CDS encoding ribonuclease H family protein, producing MDAVITVSTDGSCLRNPGGASGWAWVNHDGSFASGGIASGTNQVAELQAVLEAIRAHPGADELRIESDSQYAIKCASVWVTGWKRKGWRTASGGPVKNLDLVQGIEQAMADRAGKVVFHWVRGHQGDHFNERADVLAGSAARAAQRGEVVVTRSDGADETVPAPRPVAAAASAAPARALDADLLF from the coding sequence ATGGACGCCGTGATCACAGTCAGCACGGACGGTTCTTGCCTGCGCAACCCCGGAGGGGCGAGCGGCTGGGCGTGGGTGAACCACGACGGTTCGTTCGCGTCGGGCGGCATCGCGTCGGGCACCAACCAGGTGGCCGAGCTGCAGGCCGTGCTCGAGGCGATCCGTGCCCACCCGGGGGCCGACGAGCTGCGCATCGAGTCCGACTCCCAGTATGCGATCAAGTGCGCGTCCGTGTGGGTCACGGGCTGGAAGCGCAAGGGCTGGCGCACCGCGAGCGGCGGCCCGGTCAAGAACCTCGACCTCGTCCAAGGGATCGAGCAGGCGATGGCCGACCGCGCAGGCAAGGTCGTCTTCCACTGGGTCCGCGGCCACCAGGGCGACCACTTCAACGAGCGCGCCGACGTCCTCGCGGGGTCGGCCGCGCGTGCGGCCCAGCGCGGCGAGGTCGTCGTGACGCGGTCCGACGGCGCTGACGAGACGGTCCCAGCACCCCGGCCCGTGGCGGCAGCAGCCTCTGCGGCGCC
- a CDS encoding helix-turn-helix transcriptional regulator — protein sequence MSVVAPLRSALASALLTALVDRGWPAEPGAVCSREVAWRGRYVVVTDDDIDTVHLDVPTVLGRPGVVVVTSVQALSSLVPLVDRGALVLDRAAPFLVLLGLVELGLAGRCRNDSEAVRRRAAEHCALATLTDAERVTLRSLAAGLSAATIATGSHHSVHTVRSHIRSILVKLGVQSQLAAVAVARRAGPEWDASNTLHIATFGDVRP from the coding sequence GTGTCAGTGGTCGCACCGCTGCGCTCTGCTCTTGCGTCCGCACTCCTCACAGCGCTCGTCGATCGCGGGTGGCCTGCGGAGCCGGGCGCGGTGTGCTCGCGCGAGGTCGCGTGGCGCGGCCGGTACGTGGTCGTGACCGACGACGACATCGACACCGTGCACCTCGACGTGCCGACTGTCCTCGGCCGGCCCGGCGTCGTCGTCGTCACCTCTGTCCAGGCGCTGTCGAGCCTCGTCCCGCTCGTGGACCGCGGCGCTCTGGTCCTCGATCGAGCAGCGCCCTTCCTCGTGCTGCTCGGCCTGGTCGAGCTAGGGCTCGCAGGCCGGTGTCGGAACGACAGCGAGGCTGTGCGTCGACGAGCCGCGGAGCACTGCGCGCTGGCGACGCTCACCGATGCAGAGCGAGTGACGCTCAGGAGCCTTGCTGCGGGGCTGTCGGCCGCCACGATCGCCACAGGCTCCCACCACTCGGTGCACACGGTCCGCAGCCACATCCGGTCGATCCTCGTGAAGCTCGGGGTGCAGTCGCAGCTGGCTGCCGTCGCGGTCGCTCGTCGGGCCGGGCCCGAGTGGGACGCCTCGAACACCCTCCACATCGCCACTTTTGGTGATGTTCGTCCGTGA
- a CDS encoding SDR family NAD(P)-dependent oxidoreductase: protein MTKTIIITGASDGIGEAAAAELVRGGHTVVVVGRSASKTEAVATKLGVPFYVADFADLSQVRTLAAELLAAYPRIDVLANNAGGIMGERALTVDGNEKTFQVNHLAPFLLTTLLMPALVAGRATVIQTASRAAYAFGRFNIDDLQNATSYAPQRAYGNGKLANILFTRELQRRFGDQGINAVSFHPGVVGTSFASDTTHVMRFFYHSPLKRLFTISPEKGADQLVWLAQGTPGSTFEPGAYYESRAIATKVKPEMYDDELARVLWEKSEALVAQTS from the coding sequence ATGACCAAGACCATCATCATCACCGGAGCGAGCGACGGTATCGGCGAGGCTGCTGCCGCAGAGCTGGTCCGTGGCGGCCACACCGTCGTCGTCGTCGGCCGTTCCGCGAGCAAGACCGAGGCGGTAGCCACGAAGCTCGGCGTGCCGTTCTACGTGGCCGACTTCGCGGACCTGTCGCAGGTGCGCACGCTCGCTGCCGAGCTCCTCGCTGCATACCCGCGCATCGACGTCCTCGCGAACAACGCCGGCGGCATCATGGGCGAGCGCGCACTGACCGTCGACGGGAACGAGAAGACCTTCCAGGTCAACCACCTCGCTCCCTTCCTGCTGACGACGCTCCTCATGCCGGCGCTCGTCGCCGGACGCGCGACCGTCATCCAGACGGCGAGCCGGGCTGCGTACGCCTTCGGCAGGTTCAACATCGACGACCTGCAGAACGCCACGTCGTACGCACCGCAGCGGGCCTACGGGAACGGCAAGCTCGCGAACATCTTGTTCACACGGGAGCTGCAGCGCCGCTTCGGCGACCAGGGCATCAACGCGGTCTCGTTCCACCCGGGCGTCGTCGGCACGAGCTTCGCGAGCGACACCACGCACGTCATGCGCTTCTTCTACCACTCCCCGCTCAAGCGACTCTTCACGATCAGCCCTGAGAAGGGCGCAGACCAGCTCGTGTGGCTCGCGCAGGGCACCCCCGGATCGACGTTCGAGCCTGGCGCGTACTACGAGTCCCGCGCGATCGCGACAAAGGTCAAGCCGGAGATGTACGACGACGAGCTCGCCCGGGTCCTGTGGGAGAAGTCCGAAGCGCTCGTCGCGCAAACGTCCTGA
- a CDS encoding winged helix-turn-helix transcriptional regulator: MASRRSYGSYNDGCAAAHALDLIGDRWTLIVVRELLLGPKRFSDIQRDTIGIGPAVLTQRLNDLEAHGIALRRQLPGPARADVYELTGWGRELEAVNTALSMWAVSSPALPRDADMSPDTVVLAMRAHARPVPGCVDERRVALDLTDSRRPDARPVTYLAQMSADATHVGRSSEPGPVDATITATTQDWKACLIGGVPLDQLPGVHTTGSTEAVHQLIDATSLRGLATATASASA, translated from the coding sequence ATGGCTTCCCGGCGCTCCTACGGCTCGTACAACGACGGCTGCGCCGCTGCCCACGCTCTCGACCTCATCGGTGACCGGTGGACCTTGATCGTCGTGCGCGAGCTCTTGCTCGGCCCCAAGCGCTTCTCCGACATCCAGCGTGACACGATCGGCATCGGCCCTGCGGTCCTCACCCAGCGGCTGAACGACCTGGAGGCCCACGGCATCGCCCTCCGGCGCCAGCTGCCCGGACCGGCGCGCGCCGACGTCTACGAGCTCACCGGGTGGGGGCGCGAGCTCGAAGCGGTCAACACGGCGCTGTCGATGTGGGCGGTCTCGTCGCCGGCGCTGCCGCGCGACGCGGACATGAGCCCAGACACCGTGGTCCTCGCGATGCGCGCCCACGCGCGACCCGTCCCCGGGTGCGTCGACGAACGTCGTGTCGCGCTCGACCTCACCGACTCCCGGCGCCCGGACGCCCGGCCGGTCACCTACCTGGCACAGATGTCTGCGGACGCGACACACGTCGGCAGGTCCTCCGAGCCCGGCCCGGTCGACGCGACGATCACGGCCACCACCCAGGACTGGAAGGCGTGCCTCATCGGTGGTGTCCCCCTCGACCAGCTCCCAGGCGTCCACACGACCGGCAGCACCGAAGCCGTCCACCAGCTCATCGACGCGACCTCGCTGCGCGGCCTCGCCACCGCGACCGCGAGCGCGAGCGCCTGA
- a CDS encoding maleylpyruvate isomerase family mycothiol-dependent enzyme, with translation MRTPAAAIWQTVHTERRRLVADLSDLEDAQWRTPSLCPGWDVHDVLAHLVDTARTGRLDFVRGLLAARMNFDRANERGIARQKRHDPKDTLEALTHATSLTRTPPASLETRLVEAIVHGEDVRRPLGIDGTYPEPAIAQALAYQLRTPVAFGGGRERAAGLRLVDRTTSTAWGTGDDVEADVIDLLLAVSGRPVQQNRFAGAGAARLVAAATRTTPDRKARDR, from the coding sequence ATGCGCACCCCAGCAGCAGCGATCTGGCAGACCGTCCACACCGAACGACGACGCCTGGTCGCAGACCTGTCCGACCTCGAGGACGCGCAGTGGCGCACGCCCTCCCTCTGCCCAGGATGGGACGTCCACGACGTCCTCGCTCACCTCGTCGACACAGCACGAACGGGCAGGCTCGACTTCGTCCGCGGCCTGCTCGCCGCACGCATGAACTTCGACCGCGCGAACGAGCGCGGCATCGCCCGGCAGAAGCGGCACGACCCGAAAGACACGCTCGAGGCGCTCACGCACGCGACCAGCCTCACCCGGACACCGCCAGCGAGCCTCGAGACCCGACTGGTCGAGGCGATCGTCCACGGCGAAGACGTCCGCCGCCCCCTCGGCATCGACGGAACATACCCAGAGCCGGCGATCGCCCAGGCGCTCGCCTACCAGCTGCGCACACCGGTCGCCTTCGGAGGCGGGCGCGAACGCGCGGCAGGCCTTCGGCTCGTCGACCGCACCACCAGCACAGCATGGGGCACGGGCGACGACGTCGAAGCAGACGTCATCGACCTGCTCCTCGCCGTCTCCGGTCGACCTGTCCAGCAGAACCGGTTCGCCGGTGCCGGAGCAGCCCGCCTCGTCGCCGCAGCCACCCGCACGACCCCCGACCGGAAGGCACGCGACCGATGA
- a CDS encoding phosphotransferase enzyme family protein: MKRLCEPYGLVPEGFSVLSGGLINTNVKVETAEGPVLLRIYISERTCEQVEFEMSVLKQLHEQGLPVQRPRSTVNGALVSSDSGRHHVVLDFVPGTAMDDEDLDDRMAADIGRFVAHMHEALDGFVPRGSRPSADTAFIDTQLDSLAELEGGYRGVQNLWPAIRDYFNSRDVAQGVVHADIYPGNIIVDETNRLRAVIDFDDCYWGTQVFDLAIVTMAFSFIGACGHDWRRAGLVLGAYEAVRGPIDSQDLYLSMILNCVRFYVYTLPLTRAEGREAIENPFARRAAHLVDATTRTEFFTSREL; encoded by the coding sequence ATGAAGCGCCTCTGCGAGCCCTACGGGCTGGTCCCAGAGGGTTTCTCCGTGCTTAGCGGTGGGCTTATTAACACTAACGTTAAGGTGGAGACCGCCGAAGGTCCCGTGTTGCTAAGAATCTACATCTCCGAGCGCACGTGTGAACAGGTTGAATTTGAAATGTCGGTTCTGAAGCAGCTCCATGAGCAGGGATTGCCTGTTCAGCGCCCCCGCTCGACCGTCAACGGTGCTCTCGTCTCGTCTGACTCCGGGCGCCACCACGTTGTCCTGGACTTTGTGCCCGGTACTGCGATGGATGACGAAGATCTCGACGACCGGATGGCCGCCGACATCGGCCGCTTCGTTGCGCACATGCATGAGGCACTCGATGGATTCGTTCCACGAGGCTCGCGGCCCTCTGCTGACACGGCGTTCATCGACACACAGCTCGACTCTTTGGCCGAGCTCGAAGGTGGATACCGTGGAGTGCAGAACCTCTGGCCTGCAATTCGGGATTACTTTAACAGCCGCGACGTGGCGCAGGGCGTGGTACACGCCGACATCTACCCGGGCAACATCATCGTTGACGAGACGAATCGACTTCGGGCCGTTATTGACTTCGACGACTGCTACTGGGGTACGCAGGTGTTCGACCTCGCGATCGTGACCATGGCGTTCTCCTTCATTGGCGCGTGCGGTCATGACTGGCGACGCGCGGGTCTCGTCCTCGGTGCCTACGAAGCCGTCCGTGGTCCGATCGATTCGCAGGACCTCTACTTGTCGATGATCCTCAACTGTGTCCGGTTCTACGTTTACACCTTGCCGTTGACGCGCGCAGAAGGCCGTGAGGCGATAGAGAACCCGTTTGCCCGACGCGCTGCACACTTGGTCGACGCCACGACACGAACTGAATTTTTCACCTCGAGGGAACTGTGA
- a CDS encoding VIT1/CCC1 transporter family protein gives MTDLQSRPSQLPLDSALPPTGTGASDTGASDAARLNWLRAGVLGANDGIISIAGLIIGVAGATSQIGPILTAGVAGLVAGAASMALGEYVSVSSQRDAERSLIARARRRIDDDPAAGLDDLTAVYRRKGASEATARAVAEELTAHDVHAAHIDAQLTLDPDDLTNPTHAAISSGISFTVGALLPLLAIWLAPAAFRVSVTFVAVLLALALTGSASATIGGAGRTRAVLRMVVGGAVAMAISFAIGNLLGVSGI, from the coding sequence ATGACCGATCTGCAGTCGCGCCCCAGCCAGCTCCCGCTCGACAGTGCGCTCCCACCGACCGGCACAGGTGCGAGCGACACAGGTGCGAGCGATGCCGCACGGCTCAACTGGCTGCGTGCCGGGGTGCTCGGCGCGAACGACGGCATCATCTCGATCGCCGGGCTCATCATCGGTGTCGCCGGTGCGACGTCGCAGATCGGTCCGATCCTCACCGCGGGCGTCGCCGGGCTCGTGGCAGGCGCAGCATCGATGGCCCTCGGCGAGTACGTCTCCGTCAGCAGCCAGCGCGACGCAGAACGATCCCTCATCGCGCGGGCGCGGCGCCGGATCGACGACGATCCGGCGGCCGGGCTCGACGACCTCACGGCGGTCTACCGCCGTAAGGGAGCCTCCGAGGCGACCGCCCGCGCGGTCGCGGAAGAGCTCACGGCGCACGACGTCCACGCCGCGCACATCGATGCCCAGCTGACCCTCGACCCCGACGACCTCACGAACCCGACCCATGCTGCGATCTCGTCCGGGATCTCGTTCACGGTCGGTGCGCTCCTCCCCCTCCTTGCGATCTGGCTCGCTCCAGCCGCCTTCCGGGTATCGGTGACCTTCGTCGCGGTCCTGCTCGCGCTCGCCCTCACCGGTAGCGCGAGCGCCACCATCGGCGGCGCCGGGCGCACGCGCGCGGTGCTGCGCATGGTCGTCGGAGGTGCCGTCGCCATGGCGATCTCCTTCGCGATCGGAAACCTGCTCGGCGTGAGCGGCATCTAG
- a CDS encoding helix-turn-helix domain-containing protein: protein MDESATMHQRFYRVRTLGALASAVQAVRTTSGTTQSELAQAIGSSRPTVSRMERGLPTATDTLVAALTECGYELVVVPIGSAVTVAPTPRTGTPPTAGVSPRRG from the coding sequence ATGGATGAGTCAGCAACGATGCATCAACGGTTCTACCGCGTGCGGACCCTCGGCGCGCTGGCCAGCGCCGTCCAGGCCGTCCGCACGACGAGCGGCACGACGCAGAGCGAGCTCGCCCAGGCCATCGGCTCGTCTCGCCCGACCGTCTCCCGGATGGAACGTGGCCTGCCCACAGCGACAGACACGCTCGTAGCTGCACTCACCGAGTGCGGCTACGAGCTGGTGGTCGTCCCCATCGGCTCCGCCGTCACCGTGGCGCCGACCCCCAGGACGGGCACACCACCCACCGCCGGCGTCTCGCCTCGTCGCGGGTAG
- a CDS encoding NADPH:quinone reductase, whose product MKAIVFSRPGDSSVLSLVDREVGVPGPGEVRVRVVVSGVNPTDWKARAGGALAFPEMVPNQDGAGIVDAVGDGVTSLAVGDRVWVYLAAHGRPTGTAQELTVLPADRAVRLPDGVGLDVAASLGVPAMTAHRALTVHEDGPSRLAPGALAGRVVLVQGGAGAVGHAAIQLAAWAGATVITTVSSDAKADLARAAGAHHIVRYPDDALADRIREIAPDGVHHVVEVAPAQNAALDVEVIANHGSIAYYANNNGEELTAPIVASFVKNVRWQGLLLYTVGERALHAAAEDITAALGAGVLPVGESAGLPLTWFPLDQTAAAHDAVAAGVTGKVLIRVADETA is encoded by the coding sequence ATGAAAGCAATCGTGTTCTCCCGTCCCGGTGACTCCTCCGTCCTGTCTCTCGTCGACCGCGAGGTCGGCGTCCCGGGCCCTGGTGAGGTGCGGGTGCGCGTCGTCGTGTCCGGTGTGAACCCGACCGACTGGAAGGCCCGTGCGGGCGGCGCCCTGGCATTCCCTGAGATGGTCCCGAACCAGGACGGTGCAGGCATCGTCGACGCGGTCGGCGACGGCGTCACGAGCCTGGCTGTCGGCGACCGCGTGTGGGTGTACCTCGCAGCGCACGGGCGCCCGACGGGAACGGCTCAGGAGCTCACCGTCCTCCCAGCAGACCGTGCCGTGCGCCTGCCCGACGGCGTCGGCCTCGATGTCGCAGCCAGCCTCGGCGTGCCCGCGATGACGGCGCACCGCGCCCTGACCGTCCACGAGGACGGCCCCTCCCGGCTCGCCCCCGGTGCGCTCGCCGGACGCGTCGTCCTCGTCCAGGGCGGTGCCGGAGCCGTCGGCCACGCCGCGATCCAGCTCGCTGCGTGGGCGGGAGCGACCGTCATCACGACGGTCAGCAGCGACGCGAAGGCCGACCTGGCCCGTGCCGCCGGCGCGCACCACATCGTCCGCTACCCCGACGACGCGCTCGCTGACCGCATCCGGGAGATCGCCCCCGACGGCGTCCACCATGTCGTCGAGGTGGCGCCTGCGCAGAATGCGGCGCTCGACGTGGAGGTGATCGCCAACCACGGCAGCATCGCCTACTACGCGAACAACAACGGTGAGGAGCTCACGGCCCCGATCGTCGCGAGCTTCGTCAAGAACGTCCGCTGGCAGGGCCTGCTCCTCTACACGGTGGGGGAGCGAGCGCTCCACGCCGCCGCGGAGGACATCACGGCCGCGCTGGGCGCCGGCGTCCTGCCGGTCGGAGAGTCCGCCGGGCTCCCGCTCACCTGGTTTCCCCTCGACCAGACCGCGGCAGCGCACGACGCCGTCGCGGCCGGCGTCACGGGCAAGGTGCTCATCAGAGTTGCCGACGAGACGGCCTGA
- a CDS encoding response regulator, translated as MTGEGTTGEGTTGETATTVVVADDQAVVRRGFAAILDSAPDLKVLGEAGNGAELLALVATHQPDVAVVDVRMPVMDGIAATQRITDEYPSTKVLVLTTFDLDEYVYDALRAGASGFLLKDVTADRLVDGVRLVGDGSMLLGANVTRRLVADFAVPTRRAAPVPGLEDLTRREREVLLTVARGLSNIEIAVELFISEATVKSHVSEILRKLCCRDRVQLVIAAYESGLVLLPTPS; from the coding sequence GTGACGGGAGAAGGCACGACGGGAGAAGGCACGACGGGAGAAACGGCGACCACCGTCGTCGTCGCCGACGACCAAGCCGTGGTGCGCCGGGGCTTCGCCGCCATCCTCGACTCGGCGCCGGACCTGAAGGTCCTCGGGGAGGCAGGCAACGGCGCGGAGCTGCTCGCCCTCGTCGCGACGCACCAGCCCGACGTCGCGGTGGTCGACGTACGGATGCCGGTCATGGACGGCATCGCGGCGACGCAACGCATCACGGACGAGTACCCGAGCACCAAGGTGCTCGTCCTGACGACCTTCGACCTCGACGAGTACGTCTACGACGCACTGCGCGCCGGCGCGAGCGGGTTCCTGCTCAAGGACGTCACGGCGGACCGCCTCGTCGACGGAGTGCGGCTCGTCGGCGACGGTTCTATGCTCCTCGGTGCCAACGTGACCCGGCGCCTCGTCGCCGACTTCGCCGTCCCCACCCGCCGGGCGGCACCCGTACCTGGACTCGAGGACCTCACCCGCCGGGAGCGAGAGGTGCTGCTCACGGTTGCCCGAGGGTTGTCGAACATCGAGATCGCCGTCGAGCTGTTCATCAGCGAGGCGACCGTGAAGTCCCACGTGTCAGAGATCCTCCGCAAGCTCTGCTGCCGCGACCGCGTGCAGCTCGTGATCGCTGCCTACGAGAGCGGGCTCGTCCTGCTACCGACACCCTCGTGA